CCCTATGGCGGTCCGTTAGCTGCCTTTATCCCTGAAGCCAATATTCGGGTGGGAGCTCTGATTTTGAAGGCCTGTATCGCTCGTGCTGGATCGCTTGAGGATGGTTTAAAGAGTTATTTGGGCGCTCCCAATGCAGCGAGCGGTATTGGTACCTATACCCACAAGGTATTTTCACAACGTGAAGAGTTACGTAACGTTGCGCGCCGTTTAGGCGGTAACGTTTAGTTCGTGACGATTTCAGCTTGCCGCAGTTTTTGGGCAAGTTGATCTAAAACCCCATTGACGTATTTATGGCCATCGGTACCACCAAAGGTTTTTGCTAATTCAACTGCTTCATTGATTGCCACTTTGTAGGGTACCGATAGATCAGCAGCTAACTCATACGTGCCGATCAGCATTGCAGCATGCTCGACTGGTGATAGCTCAGCCAAGGGTCGATCCAATTCCGGAATAATTAATGCATCGAGTTCTTGGTGTTGGCCAATCACTCCCTGGAAGATGCTTGCAAATAAATCACCCTGACATTTTTTAAATGCCGGATCTTCGCCAAGTTGTTTTGTGATCGCACTGATTGTTAAAGGGGCATCGCTTAGCTCGCCCGCCTTTTGAATCACCAAATACTGATAAATACCCTGTAAGGCATACTCGCGGGCGCGTCGCCGCGGCGTGAGCGAGCGCTTTGGCTTAGAGGTTGATCCAGCGGTCATGATTTATGTTGACTCAATATCAAGGTCAGGATTAATGGCTAGGGCGAGATTGGCCATTTCAACCGCAGCTCGCGCACAATCACGACCCTTTTCGAGGGTGCGTGCAAATGCTTGATCGTCTGTGTCACACGTTAGCACCCCATTGGCAATCGGAATGTCGTGATCCAAACTAATGCGAGTAATGGCACTCGCAGATTCATTAGAGACCAATTCAAAGTGGTAGGTCTCCCCCCGAATGACAGCGCCCAGGGCAATCATGGCATCAAACTCGTGGGTCTTCGCAAGCTGGGAGAGGGCAAAGCCAATCTCTAAGGCGCCAGGTACGGTCACCAATTGAATATCGTGATGAGCCACGCCTAGGTTCAGTAGCTCGGTAATGCAGGCCTCAGACAGGGCTTTACAGTGCTCTTCATTAAAACGAGCTTGCACGATCGCAACTCTTAGATCTTGGCCATTTAAGTCAGCCTCAAAGACATCGATATCGTTCATTCGGTATTCCTCAAGATGAGATGGGTGTGTAGGGGATGTGATCAACAATTTCCAACTGATAGCCAGATAAACTCGGCACTCTAGAGGAGTTAGCTAGTAAACGCATTTTGCGCACACCTAAGTCTTTAAGAATTTGTGCCCCAATTCCGTAACTTCGGAAATCCGTTTTACGCTCCGCACCGGATTGACTCGATGGTTTTGATGGGTTGTGATTGGAGCCCTGGTCCAATTGAGTCAACTTCTCAAACTGCGAAAGCCATTTGAGCTCATTGGGAGCCGCAACTCCGGCAGCGTTGAGTAAAACAGCAACGCCACACGGTGCATTGGCGATCACCTGCAGGGCTTTACTCAATGGCCAGGAATGCGTGGATTGATCAATATCCAAAAGATCCAAAACAGTAACCGGTTCATGAACCCGCACAATCGATTCTTCAGCGGACTGCGGGTCTCCTTGAACCAGTGCAAGGTGTAAGCAGTTACTCGGCGTATCCCGATACACTACACCCGTAAATCGACCCCAAGGGCTGGCAAACTCGCGCACGCCTTCGCGCAACACAATACTCTCCGTTTGACTGCGATACTGAATCAGATCCGCAATCGTTCCAATCTTGAGTTGATGCTCTTTAGCAAATTCGATGAGATCGGGCAAGCGTGCCATACTGCCATCGTCTTTCATGATTTCGCAAATCACGGCAGTGGGCGAGCAACCAGCAAGACTTGCTAAATCACAACCGGCTTCCGTGTGGCCAGAGCGGATTAGGACACCCCCAGGTTGAGCCATTAAAGGAAAGACATGGCCTGGTTGTACTAAATCGGCTGGTTTGGCATTTGGGGCAACAGCGACTTGAATGGTACGTGCTCGATCAGCTGCTGAGATCCCAGTCGTTACGCCACTGGCGGCTTCAATTGAGACCGTGAAGTTTGTACCTAGGGCAGTGCCATTGTCTCGAACCATCAGAGGCAGGTTTAATTGCTGGCAACGCTCTTTCGTGAGGGTGAGGCAAATGAGACCGCGACCATGCTTGGCCATGAAGTTAATGGCCTCAGCACTGACGTGATCAGCGGCAAGAACTAAATCACCTTCATTTTCACGATCCTCTTCATCAACCAAGATGATCATCTTGCCAGCACGAAGGTCGGCCACGATCTCATGAACGGGGCTAATGGCTGGTAATGGTGAGCTTGGCATGGTTATGGAATTCGTAAATAGAGCGTCATTTTAAGCCTTCTTGCTCTTAGTAGGGCTCTACAACAGGATTTTCCGAAGAGGCTGATGGTGAAGCCCTATGGATTTGGGAACAATCTTTGGGATCAGCCACTTCAGGAGAATCCTAATGAACGATGACCATTTAGCCGAATCTGGAATGGTCTTATTTGAGCTTTTGATTGCGATGACCCTTATCGTGGGCAGTATTACGGTTGCTCATATGGTTTATTCAAAACTGGTCATGAAGGCTATTCAATTAGAGAAGTCGCATGCAGCGTGGGTTCATCAAAAGAACCAGCATGAAATTGCACTTTACCTCAATCGATTCAAAAGTCAGCAACCGAACAATGCGCCTCGATCAAAACGATGACCTTACTGGCCTGCTTAACGGCACTCACACTCAGCGCCATTTTGCTATTGCCACCTGCATGGCTGGTTCATCATGTACTTACTCATCACGCTCAGCTCGAGGATCGAGTTTTGCTGCAACAGAATATGGATCGCTCACTGGAGTTAATCAGTCGAGCGATTCAAGGTGCGGGTTATCAATCTAGCTCAATGCAGAATTCATTGACAGTAAACCCAATTACCATCCAAAAAGGCGGCTCTTCTCGCGGTTCTGATGCCATTGTGCTTACCCAAGATATTCCGGACAAATTAGGGTATGACTGCATGGGTAATCCATTAGCACTCGAACGCACTATTAAACAACAGGCCTATCAGCGGTTTTATGTAGAACCCAGTCGGCATGATTCTCGAACCCAGACGCTGATTTGTCAGAGCGTCGATCGTCAAGGTCGGTTACATCAGGGTGAAATTCTGAGTAAGGTTCAGTCCTTGCAGATTAACTGGGTACGAGCACATTCACTAAGCCAAGCGCCTACTATCTCTCGGACCCCAAGCGGCCTGGTTGGCATTACTCTGCGCGTACAACCCCATGGAGGGTCAAATAACCCAACGCGGGTCATCGAGCAGACGCGCTACATTAGTCAGCGCCATGGCATTTATAACCCATGATATTGCTTTGGGTGATGAGTCTTTTACTTTATCTGGCATGGGCGGTAGCCCAGTTAGAGTCGGTGATCGCCCTTGAGATTCAATCGCAAGCGACCCAGGTCCAATATCTGTCCCAGTTTGAGAGAGCAGAAGCGCTCTTAACCCAGTGTGAAGATCGGCTCAGAACATTATTGATTCATGAGCCTAATCCGTCGCAGGAAGACCTCGATGTATTCGGTTCGGAGGGCTGTCGACTAAAGCTCATGAGTGCAACACAAATGGTCCATCAACAGAAACATCCAATGAAGAACACGCTACTAGTCGAGATGGAAGTTGGCCAAGGGATTCGGCTTCGTAGCGCGCTCTGTTATCAAATCGCCAGTCAACACCTTAGCCGCATCAATTGGCAGTTAAT
This DNA window, taken from Polynucleobacter sp. HIN5, encodes the following:
- the nusB gene encoding transcription antitermination factor NusB, whose product is MTAGSTSKPKRSLTPRRRAREYALQGIYQYLVIQKAGELSDAPLTISAITKQLGEDPAFKKCQGDLFASIFQGVIGQHQELDALIIPELDRPLAELSPVEHAAMLIGTYELAADLSVPYKVAINEAVELAKTFGGTDGHKYVNGVLDQLAQKLRQAEIVTN
- the ribBA gene encoding bifunctional 3,4-dihydroxy-2-butanone-4-phosphate synthase/GTP cyclohydrolase II; its protein translation is MPSSPLPAISPVHEIVADLRAGKMIILVDEEDRENEGDLVLAADHVSAEAINFMAKHGRGLICLTLTKERCQQLNLPLMVRDNGTALGTNFTVSIEAASGVTTGISAADRARTIQVAVAPNAKPADLVQPGHVFPLMAQPGGVLIRSGHTEAGCDLASLAGCSPTAVICEIMKDDGSMARLPDLIEFAKEHQLKIGTIADLIQYRSQTESIVLREGVREFASPWGRFTGVVYRDTPSNCLHLALVQGDPQSAEESIVRVHEPVTVLDLLDIDQSTHSWPLSKALQVIANAPCGVAVLLNAAGVAAPNELKWLSQFEKLTQLDQGSNHNPSKPSSQSGAERKTDFRSYGIGAQILKDLGVRKMRLLANSSRVPSLSGYQLEIVDHIPYTPISS
- the ribH gene encoding 6,7-dimethyl-8-ribityllumazine synthase; amino-acid sequence: MNDIDVFEADLNGQDLRVAIVQARFNEEHCKALSEACITELLNLGVAHHDIQLVTVPGALEIGFALSQLAKTHEFDAMIALGAVIRGETYHFELVSNESASAITRISLDHDIPIANGVLTCDTDDQAFARTLEKGRDCARAAVEMANLALAINPDLDIEST